A portion of the Malania oleifera isolate guangnan ecotype guangnan chromosome 3, ASM2987363v1, whole genome shotgun sequence genome contains these proteins:
- the LOC131150406 gene encoding zinc finger protein CONSTANS-LIKE 4 — protein MSGEEAKAKCLTGSWGMVGKLCDSCKSATASMFCRADSAFLCGMCDSKVHAANRLACRHARVWLCEVCEHAPAVVTCKADAAALCATCDREIHSANPLARRHERVPVTPFFDPAVAAKPPAGGAGLIGDPYSDLDADEAEAAAWILPDLKPGDSPDLNSEQFAFDMDPYLDLEYGSMDPKYQVQDSGGADRVVPEQSKNEDRTTNSVMVNGGRAENCFEFDFGGTNSKPLGYSYTAQSLSQSVSSSSLDVGVVPDGNALADISNPFGRQVSNLSESSANQPAQVSGMDREARVLRYREKRKNRKFEKTIRYASRKAYAETRPRIKGRFAKRSEIQVDVDPMYLSPAALVTDAGYGVVPSF, from the exons ATGAGTGGAGAAGAAGCGAAGGCAAAGTGTTTGACGGGGAGTTGGGGTATGGTCGGGAAGCTCTGCGACTCCTGCAAATCGGCGACGGCGAGTATGTTCTGCCGAGCCGACTCGGCGTTCCTCTGTGGCATGTGCGACTCCAAGGTCCACGCGGCCAACAGGCTCGCCTGCCGTCACGCGCGCGTGTGGCTCTGCGAGGTCTGCGAACACGCGCCCGCCGTCGTCACCTGCAAGGCCGACGCCGCCGCCCTCTGCGCCACCTGCGACCGCGAGATCCACTCCGCGAACCCTCTCGCCCGCCGCCACGAGCGCGTCCCCGTCACGCCCTTCTTCGACCCCGCCGTCGCCGCCAAGCCCCCCGCTGGAGGCGCCGGTCTGATCGGCGATCCCTACTCGGACCTCGATGCCGACGAGGCGGAGGCGGCCGCGTGGATCTTGCCGGACCTGAAGCCCGGGGACAGCCCGGATCTGAACTCGGAGCAGTTCGCGTTTGACATGGATCCGTATCTGGACCTGGAATACGGGTCGATGGACCCGAAATATCAGGTGCAGGACAGCGGAGGTGCGGACAGAGTGGTGCCGGAGCAGAGCAAGAACGAAGATCGGACCACAAATTCTGTGATGGTGAACGGAGGGAGGGCAGAGAATtgttttgaatttgattttgggGGAACGAATTCGAAGCCGCTTGGTTACAGCTATACCGCGCAGTCTCTGAGCCAGAGC GTATCTTCGTCATCTCTGGACGTAGGGGTGGTGCCAGATGGCAATGCGCTGGCCGATATATCGAACCCCTTTGGTAGACAAGTCAGCAATCTATCCGAGTCATCCGCGAATCAGCCGGCTCAGGTTTCCGGAATGGATCGGGAGGCGAGGGTGCTGCGGTACAGGGAAAAAAGGAAGAACCGGAAATTTGAGAAAACGATCCGATACGCGTCCCGAAAAGCCTACGCCGAGACGAGGCCCCGGATCAAAGGCCGGTTCGCCAAGAGATCCGAGATCCAAGTGGACGTGGATCCCATGTACCTTTCTCCGGCTGCTCTCGTGACCGATGCTGGATACGGCGTCGTTCCGTCCTTCTAA